In Carya illinoinensis cultivar Pawnee chromosome 16, C.illinoinensisPawnee_v1, whole genome shotgun sequence, a single window of DNA contains:
- the LOC122298421 gene encoding putative disease resistance RPP13-like protein 1 isoform X2 — protein MEVKELFLSSVIETLLEQLVFPRLLDFARRGGLLENLNKWRKTFTRILAVLDDAEEKQHTLRVVKMWLDDVRDLAYDLEDILDEFTTEALMNENQASSSKVRKLIHGCVTRFIINTRLQSRIKEITERFNDLMARESELNFRQNVDRSSHRIRGTLVLTSLVNEAHVYGREKDKQAILDLLMSAETENAELSVIPIFGMGGIGKTTLAQLVYNDEKMQSFFDLKAWAYVSEEFDAIKVTKTILKSVTSTSCDDDDLNLLQVKLKEKLKGKKFLVILDDIWNENYHDWSILRAPFEVGAPGSRIVITTRNRGVSSMMGTIQAYCLHVLSNDACLSIFTRHAFGAGDFITHPNLKDIGEKIVIRCKGLPLAAKSFGGLLRFKENPGEWKEVLNKNIWDIPKERSGIVPTLMFSYYHLPAHLKRCFAYCSIFPKDYEFKEQQLVLLWMAEGLIQPQEGEKEMEDLVAGDIFFRMEERFGVSKQRKIYKMARHSSQQGGGTKQFEAFSELTCLRTFIAFKLPQSAGCLAPEDPLQLLSKLQCLRVLSLSGYGIYKLPNSIGDLRHLRYLDLSDTPITSMPESITTLYNLQTLILEQCPYLKKLPSTFENLVNLRHLNILNTFSLEEMPPQISKLTCLRTLSHLVVGETSCSGVKELRPLLHLQGTLCISRLENVIEPRDARDAKLIEKSGLDGLLLEWSDNLNESKDRTSELDILSMLHPGGTLKELIIRCYGGARFPSWLRYSSFPNMVLLRIENCKKCTSLPPIGQLPSLKDLSIEGMDSVKNIGAEFYGENCHQTFRSLVTLYFKGMGEWENWISYGEFPHLQKLFIGDCPKLLGKLPNHLPLLEKVVIYGCWQLVVSISSFPELCQVEIERSKGVVRGGKVNFKSLNFMSVSTISEFTSRIKGSDMDGLTMVENLAIFKCKELAHLWTDDVGSLPQLPCLRVLKLEGCTKLVSLVAEKVEEQLQLGMPSMVREIKIQNCIVLESLPKAMMYNNTCLEYIQIVKCDSLLYFAKVQLPPTLKRLEIIHCKNMLVLLNGDNTNCSSNTSLLEYLYIENCPSLKSLTSSGELPVRLKQLSIRYCQKLETIAKRFEHNSFLEIIRISSCESLVSLPTGILSLCHIDEIDICNCATLVCFPEEELLTANLRLLQISGCEKMQALPNCIHRLASLQELQIKACPGILFFPEEGFPINLRSLVISDLNITEALFEWGLHRLTSLSRLVISGGCQHLTSFPEKKLPADSLTNLTIERFPNLETLSSEGFRSLTSLEQLRIEECGKLTSIPEDGLPFSLLKLIIYKCEKLTSFPENGLPLSLQQLSINRCPLLTLQGRNPFDEN, from the exons ATGGAAGTAAAAGAGCTCTTTCTTTCTTCGGTCATTGAAACGTTGCTCGAGCAATTGGTGTTTCCTCGATTGCTGGACTTTGCACGTCGAGGGGGACTTCTAGAAAATCTAAACAAGTGGAGGAAAACGTTTACAAGAATTCTAGCAGTGCTTGATGATGCGGAGGAGAAGCAGCATACTCTCAGAGTAGTGAAGATGTGGCTGGATGATGTCAGAGATCTTGCTTACGACCTGGAAGATATATTGGATGAGTTTACAACCGAAGCATTGATGAATGAAAACCAAGCTAGCTCAAGTAAGGTACGAAAACTCATACATGGGTGTGTTACTCGTTTTATTATCAACACTAGGCTCCAGTCAAGAATAAAGGAAATCACTGAACGATTCAATGATCTTATGGCAAGAGAAAGTGAACTGAATTTTAGACAAAATGTTGATAGGAGCTCACATAGAATAAGAGGGACACTAGTCCTAACTTCTTTAGTGAATGAAGCTCATGTTTATGGTAGAGAAAAAGATAAACAGGCTATACTTGATTTATTGATGAGTGCAGAAACTGAAAATGCTGAACTCTCTGTGATTCCTATATTTGGCATGGGAGGTATTGGGAAGACAACTCTCGCTCAACTTGTATACAATGATGAAAAGATGCAAAGCTTTTTTGACCTGAAAGCATGGGCTTATGTTTCTGAAGAATTTGATGCTATTAAGGTgacaaaaacgattttaaaatcTGTCACCTCTACAAGCTGCGATGATGATGATCTCAATTTATTGCAAGTCAAACTAAAGGAGAAACTAAAGGGGAAGAAGTTTCTAGTCATTCTGGATGATATTTGGAATGAGAACTACCACGACTGGAGTATCCTACGTGCACCTTTCGAAGTAGGGGCTCCGGGAAGTAGAATTGTCATTACAACTCGTAACCGAGGAGTTTCATCAATGATGGGTACCATTCAAGCTTATTGTTTGCATGTGTTATCAAATGATGCTTGTTTATCTATATTTACCCGACATGCATTCGGGGCAGGAGACTTCATTACACATCCAAATCTTAAAGATATTGGTGAGAAAATTGTGATAAGGTGCAAAGGCTTGCCTTTGGCAGCAAAATCTTTTGGAGGGCTTTTACGCTTCAAGGAGAATCCTGGTGAGTGGAAAGAagtattgaataaaaatatatgggaTATACCAAAGGAGAGAAGTGGAATTGTTCCAACTCTTATGTTCAGCTACTACCATCTCCCTGCACATTTGAAGAGATGCTTTGCCTACTGTTCAATATTTCCGAAGGACTATGAATTTAAGGAGCAACAGTTGGTTCTGTTATGGATGGCAGAGGGTTTAATTCAGCCACAAGAAGGGGAAAAGGAAATGGAAGATTTAG TTGCAGGAGACATATTCTTTAGAATGGAGGAAAGATTTGGGGTTAGTAAGCAaaggaaaatttataaaatggctCGACATTCATCTCAACAAGGTGGTGGCACTAAACAGTTTGAGGCCTTTTCAGAACTTACATGTTTACGTACATTCATAGCATTTAAGCTTCCACAAAGTGCTGGTTGCTTGGCTCCTGAGGATCCTCTTCAACTGTTGTCAAAATTACAATGCCTAAGGGTGCTCTCTTTAAGTGGGTACGGCATCTATAAGCTTCCAAATTCAATTGGAGATCTAAGACATCTACGATATCTTGACCTCTCTGACACTCCAATCACAAGCATGCCTGAATCAATAACCACTCTCTACAACTTACAAACATTGATATTGGAGCAATGCCCTTATCTAAAGAAACTACCTTCAACTTTTGAGAACCTTGTCAACTTGCGCCACCTCAATATTCTAAATACATTCTCATTGGAAGAAATGCCTCCACAAATCAGTAAATTGACATGTCTGCGAACACTGTCTCATCTAGTTGTGGGAGAAACAAGTTGCTCTGGAGTAAAGGAGTTGAGGCCTTTATTGCATCTTCAAGGGACACTCTGTATTTCAAGATTGGAGAATGTGATTGAACCTCGGGATGCAAGGGACGCTAAGTTAATTGAAAAGTCTGGCCTTGATGGCTTGTTATTGGAATGGAGTGACAACTTGAACGAGTCAAAAGACAGAACAAGTGAATTAGATATACTTAGCATGCTACACCCTGGAGGCACTTTGAAAGAGCTCATTATCAGATGCTATGGTGGTGCAAGATTTCCATCTTGGTTACGATATTCCTCATTTCCTAATATGGTGCTCCTAAGGattgaaaattgtaaaaaatgcACATCATTGCCACCAATTGGGCAATTACCATCACTCAAAGACCTTTCGATTGAAGGCATGGATAGCGTGAAGAATATAGGTGCGGAGTTTTATGGGGAAAATTGCCACCAAACTTTTAGATCCTTGGTGACACTGTATTTCAAGGGGATGGGAGAATGGGAGAACTGGATTTCTTATGGAGAATTCCCACACCTGCAAAAGCTTTTTATAGGAGATTGTCCCAAGCTTTTGGGAAAGTTACCTAACCACCTTCCCTTACTAGAGAAAGTTGTGATATATGGATGTTGGCAGTTGGTAGTTTCGATTTCAAGCTTTCCTGAGCTCTGCCAGGTTGAGATTGAGAGATCCAAAGGAGTGGTGCGTGGAGGTAAGGTTAACttcaaatcattaaatttcaTGTCTGTTTCTACAATTTCAGAATTCACTTCTCGAATAAAAGGGTCTGATATGGATGGGCTGACAATGGTAGAGAATTTAGCCATTTTCAAGTGCAAGGAGTTGGCACATTTGTGGACAGATGATGTGGGATCACTGCCACAGCTCCCATGTCTTCGTGTTTTGAAGCTTGAGGGTTGTACCAAACTAGTTTCTTTGGTGGCAGAAAAAGTAGAAGAGCAGCTGCAACTTGGAATGCCATCAATGGTCAGAGAAATCAAGATCCAGAATTGCATTGTCCTAGAATCCTTACCCAAGGCAATGATGTACAATAACACATGTCTGGAGTACATTCAAATTGTAAAATGCGATTCCCTATTGTACTTTGCAAAAGTCCAGCTACCCCCAACTCTAAAGCGGCTAGAGATAATACATTGCAAGAATATGCTGGTTTTGCTTAATGGGGATAACACTAATTGCAGCAGCAACACCTCTCTTCTTGAGTACTTGTATATTGAAAATTGTCCATCCCTTAAATCCTTGACCTCAAGCGGAGAATTACCTGTAAGACTTAAACAATTAAGTATTCGCTATTGTCAAAAGTTGGAGACAATTGCAAAGAGGTTTGAGCACAACTCATTTCTTGAAATCATTAGAATCTCAAGTTGTGAAAGCCTCGTATCATTACCGACAGGAATACTCAGCCTCTGCCATATAGATGAGattgatatttgtaattgtgcAACTCTTGTTTGCTTTCCAGAGGAAGAGTTGCTCACTGCCAACCTGAGATTGCTTCAAATTTCTGGCTGTGAGAAAATGCAGGCCTTACCCAATTGCATACACCGCCTCGCCTCTCTTCAAGAATTGCAAATAAAGGCATGTCCAGGAATTCTGTTCTTTCCGGAAGAAGGATTTCCCATCAACCTAAGATCACTTGTGATATCTGATCTCAACATCACTGAGGCCTTGTTTGAGTGGGGGTTGCATCGGCTTACATCTCTTAGCCGACTTGTCATTAGTGGTGGATGTCAGCACCTGACGTCCTTTCCAGAGAAGAAACTGCCAGCTGACTCTCTAACCAACCTCACCATTGAACGCTTCCCGAACCTGGAAACCCTGTCTTCCGAAGGCTTTAGAAGCCTCACCTCTCTTGAGCAGCTACGTATTGAAGAGTGCGGAAAGCTCACATCAATTCCTGAGGATGGCCTGCCCTTCTCACTCTTGAAACTTATTATCTATAAGTGCGAGAAGCTCACGTCCTTCCCCGAGAATGGACTGCCTCTCTCACTCCAGCAACTTTCTATTAACAGATGTCCACTGCTAACTCTGCAAGGAAGAAATCCCTTTGATGAAAACTGA
- the LOC122298421 gene encoding putative disease resistance RPP13-like protein 1 isoform X1, translating to MEVKELFLSSVIETLLEQLVFPRLLDFARRGGLLENLNKWRKTFTRILAVLDDAEEKQHTLRVVKMWLDDVRDLAYDLEDILDEFTTEALMNENQASSSKVRKLIHGCVTRFIINTRLQSRIKEITERFNDLMARESELNFRQNVDRSSHRIRGTLVLTSLVNEAHVYGREKDKQAILDLLMSAETENAELSVIPIFGMGGIGKTTLAQLVYNDEKMQSFFDLKAWAYVSEEFDAIKVTKTILKSVTSTSCDDDDLNLLQVKLKEKLKGKKFLVILDDIWNENYHDWSILRAPFEVGAPGSRIVITTRNRGVSSMMGTIQAYCLHVLSNDACLSIFTRHAFGAGDFITHPNLKDIGEKIVIRCKGLPLAAKSFGGLLRFKENPGEWKEVLNKNIWDIPKERSGIVPTLMFSYYHLPAHLKRCFAYCSIFPKDYEFKEQQLVLLWMAEGLIQPQEGEKEMEDLGKEYFQNLLSRSFFQQSNYDSSIFLMHDFINDLAQLVAGDIFFRMEERFGVSKQRKIYKMARHSSQQGGGTKQFEAFSELTCLRTFIAFKLPQSAGCLAPEDPLQLLSKLQCLRVLSLSGYGIYKLPNSIGDLRHLRYLDLSDTPITSMPESITTLYNLQTLILEQCPYLKKLPSTFENLVNLRHLNILNTFSLEEMPPQISKLTCLRTLSHLVVGETSCSGVKELRPLLHLQGTLCISRLENVIEPRDARDAKLIEKSGLDGLLLEWSDNLNESKDRTSELDILSMLHPGGTLKELIIRCYGGARFPSWLRYSSFPNMVLLRIENCKKCTSLPPIGQLPSLKDLSIEGMDSVKNIGAEFYGENCHQTFRSLVTLYFKGMGEWENWISYGEFPHLQKLFIGDCPKLLGKLPNHLPLLEKVVIYGCWQLVVSISSFPELCQVEIERSKGVVRGGKVNFKSLNFMSVSTISEFTSRIKGSDMDGLTMVENLAIFKCKELAHLWTDDVGSLPQLPCLRVLKLEGCTKLVSLVAEKVEEQLQLGMPSMVREIKIQNCIVLESLPKAMMYNNTCLEYIQIVKCDSLLYFAKVQLPPTLKRLEIIHCKNMLVLLNGDNTNCSSNTSLLEYLYIENCPSLKSLTSSGELPVRLKQLSIRYCQKLETIAKRFEHNSFLEIIRISSCESLVSLPTGILSLCHIDEIDICNCATLVCFPEEELLTANLRLLQISGCEKMQALPNCIHRLASLQELQIKACPGILFFPEEGFPINLRSLVISDLNITEALFEWGLHRLTSLSRLVISGGCQHLTSFPEKKLPADSLTNLTIERFPNLETLSSEGFRSLTSLEQLRIEECGKLTSIPEDGLPFSLLKLIIYKCEKLTSFPENGLPLSLQQLSINRCPLLTLQGRNPFDEN from the coding sequence ATGGAAGTAAAAGAGCTCTTTCTTTCTTCGGTCATTGAAACGTTGCTCGAGCAATTGGTGTTTCCTCGATTGCTGGACTTTGCACGTCGAGGGGGACTTCTAGAAAATCTAAACAAGTGGAGGAAAACGTTTACAAGAATTCTAGCAGTGCTTGATGATGCGGAGGAGAAGCAGCATACTCTCAGAGTAGTGAAGATGTGGCTGGATGATGTCAGAGATCTTGCTTACGACCTGGAAGATATATTGGATGAGTTTACAACCGAAGCATTGATGAATGAAAACCAAGCTAGCTCAAGTAAGGTACGAAAACTCATACATGGGTGTGTTACTCGTTTTATTATCAACACTAGGCTCCAGTCAAGAATAAAGGAAATCACTGAACGATTCAATGATCTTATGGCAAGAGAAAGTGAACTGAATTTTAGACAAAATGTTGATAGGAGCTCACATAGAATAAGAGGGACACTAGTCCTAACTTCTTTAGTGAATGAAGCTCATGTTTATGGTAGAGAAAAAGATAAACAGGCTATACTTGATTTATTGATGAGTGCAGAAACTGAAAATGCTGAACTCTCTGTGATTCCTATATTTGGCATGGGAGGTATTGGGAAGACAACTCTCGCTCAACTTGTATACAATGATGAAAAGATGCAAAGCTTTTTTGACCTGAAAGCATGGGCTTATGTTTCTGAAGAATTTGATGCTATTAAGGTgacaaaaacgattttaaaatcTGTCACCTCTACAAGCTGCGATGATGATGATCTCAATTTATTGCAAGTCAAACTAAAGGAGAAACTAAAGGGGAAGAAGTTTCTAGTCATTCTGGATGATATTTGGAATGAGAACTACCACGACTGGAGTATCCTACGTGCACCTTTCGAAGTAGGGGCTCCGGGAAGTAGAATTGTCATTACAACTCGTAACCGAGGAGTTTCATCAATGATGGGTACCATTCAAGCTTATTGTTTGCATGTGTTATCAAATGATGCTTGTTTATCTATATTTACCCGACATGCATTCGGGGCAGGAGACTTCATTACACATCCAAATCTTAAAGATATTGGTGAGAAAATTGTGATAAGGTGCAAAGGCTTGCCTTTGGCAGCAAAATCTTTTGGAGGGCTTTTACGCTTCAAGGAGAATCCTGGTGAGTGGAAAGAagtattgaataaaaatatatgggaTATACCAAAGGAGAGAAGTGGAATTGTTCCAACTCTTATGTTCAGCTACTACCATCTCCCTGCACATTTGAAGAGATGCTTTGCCTACTGTTCAATATTTCCGAAGGACTATGAATTTAAGGAGCAACAGTTGGTTCTGTTATGGATGGCAGAGGGTTTAATTCAGCCACAAGAAGGGGAAAAGGAAATGGAAGATTTAGGTAAagagtattttcaaaatctattgTCAAGGTCATTTTTCCAACAATCAAACTATGACTCCTCAATATTTTTAATGCATGACTTCATCAACGATTTGGCTCAATTAGTTGCAGGAGACATATTCTTTAGAATGGAGGAAAGATTTGGGGTTAGTAAGCAaaggaaaatttataaaatggctCGACATTCATCTCAACAAGGTGGTGGCACTAAACAGTTTGAGGCCTTTTCAGAACTTACATGTTTACGTACATTCATAGCATTTAAGCTTCCACAAAGTGCTGGTTGCTTGGCTCCTGAGGATCCTCTTCAACTGTTGTCAAAATTACAATGCCTAAGGGTGCTCTCTTTAAGTGGGTACGGCATCTATAAGCTTCCAAATTCAATTGGAGATCTAAGACATCTACGATATCTTGACCTCTCTGACACTCCAATCACAAGCATGCCTGAATCAATAACCACTCTCTACAACTTACAAACATTGATATTGGAGCAATGCCCTTATCTAAAGAAACTACCTTCAACTTTTGAGAACCTTGTCAACTTGCGCCACCTCAATATTCTAAATACATTCTCATTGGAAGAAATGCCTCCACAAATCAGTAAATTGACATGTCTGCGAACACTGTCTCATCTAGTTGTGGGAGAAACAAGTTGCTCTGGAGTAAAGGAGTTGAGGCCTTTATTGCATCTTCAAGGGACACTCTGTATTTCAAGATTGGAGAATGTGATTGAACCTCGGGATGCAAGGGACGCTAAGTTAATTGAAAAGTCTGGCCTTGATGGCTTGTTATTGGAATGGAGTGACAACTTGAACGAGTCAAAAGACAGAACAAGTGAATTAGATATACTTAGCATGCTACACCCTGGAGGCACTTTGAAAGAGCTCATTATCAGATGCTATGGTGGTGCAAGATTTCCATCTTGGTTACGATATTCCTCATTTCCTAATATGGTGCTCCTAAGGattgaaaattgtaaaaaatgcACATCATTGCCACCAATTGGGCAATTACCATCACTCAAAGACCTTTCGATTGAAGGCATGGATAGCGTGAAGAATATAGGTGCGGAGTTTTATGGGGAAAATTGCCACCAAACTTTTAGATCCTTGGTGACACTGTATTTCAAGGGGATGGGAGAATGGGAGAACTGGATTTCTTATGGAGAATTCCCACACCTGCAAAAGCTTTTTATAGGAGATTGTCCCAAGCTTTTGGGAAAGTTACCTAACCACCTTCCCTTACTAGAGAAAGTTGTGATATATGGATGTTGGCAGTTGGTAGTTTCGATTTCAAGCTTTCCTGAGCTCTGCCAGGTTGAGATTGAGAGATCCAAAGGAGTGGTGCGTGGAGGTAAGGTTAACttcaaatcattaaatttcaTGTCTGTTTCTACAATTTCAGAATTCACTTCTCGAATAAAAGGGTCTGATATGGATGGGCTGACAATGGTAGAGAATTTAGCCATTTTCAAGTGCAAGGAGTTGGCACATTTGTGGACAGATGATGTGGGATCACTGCCACAGCTCCCATGTCTTCGTGTTTTGAAGCTTGAGGGTTGTACCAAACTAGTTTCTTTGGTGGCAGAAAAAGTAGAAGAGCAGCTGCAACTTGGAATGCCATCAATGGTCAGAGAAATCAAGATCCAGAATTGCATTGTCCTAGAATCCTTACCCAAGGCAATGATGTACAATAACACATGTCTGGAGTACATTCAAATTGTAAAATGCGATTCCCTATTGTACTTTGCAAAAGTCCAGCTACCCCCAACTCTAAAGCGGCTAGAGATAATACATTGCAAGAATATGCTGGTTTTGCTTAATGGGGATAACACTAATTGCAGCAGCAACACCTCTCTTCTTGAGTACTTGTATATTGAAAATTGTCCATCCCTTAAATCCTTGACCTCAAGCGGAGAATTACCTGTAAGACTTAAACAATTAAGTATTCGCTATTGTCAAAAGTTGGAGACAATTGCAAAGAGGTTTGAGCACAACTCATTTCTTGAAATCATTAGAATCTCAAGTTGTGAAAGCCTCGTATCATTACCGACAGGAATACTCAGCCTCTGCCATATAGATGAGattgatatttgtaattgtgcAACTCTTGTTTGCTTTCCAGAGGAAGAGTTGCTCACTGCCAACCTGAGATTGCTTCAAATTTCTGGCTGTGAGAAAATGCAGGCCTTACCCAATTGCATACACCGCCTCGCCTCTCTTCAAGAATTGCAAATAAAGGCATGTCCAGGAATTCTGTTCTTTCCGGAAGAAGGATTTCCCATCAACCTAAGATCACTTGTGATATCTGATCTCAACATCACTGAGGCCTTGTTTGAGTGGGGGTTGCATCGGCTTACATCTCTTAGCCGACTTGTCATTAGTGGTGGATGTCAGCACCTGACGTCCTTTCCAGAGAAGAAACTGCCAGCTGACTCTCTAACCAACCTCACCATTGAACGCTTCCCGAACCTGGAAACCCTGTCTTCCGAAGGCTTTAGAAGCCTCACCTCTCTTGAGCAGCTACGTATTGAAGAGTGCGGAAAGCTCACATCAATTCCTGAGGATGGCCTGCCCTTCTCACTCTTGAAACTTATTATCTATAAGTGCGAGAAGCTCACGTCCTTCCCCGAGAATGGACTGCCTCTCTCACTCCAGCAACTTTCTATTAACAGATGTCCACTGCTAACTCTGCAAGGAAGAAATCCCTTTGATGAAAACTGA